One genomic segment of Leptotrichia sp. oral taxon 215 str. W9775 includes these proteins:
- a CDS encoding epoxyqueuosine reductase QueH, whose product MNPNQKINYHTILTKLVDDWKKSEVRPKILIHSCCAPCSTYTLEFLSEYADVTVLFANSNIHPKAEYEKRALVQKEFIDNFNEKTGNNVGFIEDEYNPASFFQKVKGLEEEKEGGARCTSCFQMRLDIVAKKAQDLGYDYFGSALTLSPKKNSQLINTLGLEIQEIFDVKYLPSDFKKNNGYSRSIEMCKEYDVYRQCYCGCIFAAMDQGIEFE is encoded by the coding sequence ATGAATCCAAACCAGAAAATAAATTATCATACAATATTGACTAAACTAGTTGATGACTGGAAAAAAAGCGAAGTAAGGCCCAAAATACTTATTCATAGCTGTTGTGCGCCATGCAGTACATATACTCTTGAATTTCTTTCAGAATATGCCGATGTCACTGTACTTTTTGCCAATTCCAATATTCATCCTAAAGCTGAATATGAGAAAAGAGCTCTTGTACAGAAGGAATTTATCGATAACTTTAATGAGAAAACAGGAAATAATGTAGGTTTTATCGAAGATGAGTATAATCCTGCGAGTTTTTTTCAGAAGGTAAAGGGACTGGAAGAGGAAAAAGAAGGCGGTGCCAGATGTACTTCATGTTTTCAGATGCGGCTTGATATTGTTGCAAAGAAGGCTCAGGATTTAGGTTATGATTATTTTGGAAGTGCACTTACACTGAGTCCTAAGAAAAATAGCCAGCTGATTAATACGCTTGGTCTTGAAATACAGGAAATATTTGATGTAAAATATCTGCCTTCAGATTTTAAGAAAAACAACGGATATAGCCGTTCTATTGAAATGTGTAAGGAATACGATGTTTACAGACAGTGTTACTGTGGTTGTATTTTTGCCGCAATGGATCAGGGGATAGAGTTTGAATAA
- the mscL gene encoding large-conductance mechanosensitive channel protein MscL, giving the protein MFKEFKDFISKGNVMDLAVGVIIGAAFGKIVTSLVDDMIMPILGIILGKINFSNLKIVITPASGDTPEAAILYGSFIQNIVNFLIMAFVIFLMVKLVNKLKKPAKEEEAPAVEVPTKEETLLAEIRDILKNK; this is encoded by the coding sequence ATGTTTAAAGAATTTAAAGATTTTATTTCTAAAGGAAATGTAATGGATCTTGCTGTTGGGGTTATTATAGGGGCCGCTTTCGGTAAAATAGTAACTTCACTTGTTGACGATATGATAATGCCTATTTTGGGAATTATATTAGGAAAAATTAATTTCAGTAATTTAAAAATTGTTATTACACCTGCTTCAGGTGATACTCCTGAAGCTGCTATATTATATGGTAGTTTTATTCAAAATATAGTAAATTTTTTGATAATGGCTTTTGTTATTTTCTTAATGGTAAAATTAGTTAATAAACTAAAAAAACCTGCAAAAGAAGAAGAAGCACCTGCTGTAGAAGTTCCTACAAAAGAAGAAACTTTACTTGCTGAAATAAGAGATATCTTAAAAAATAAGTAG
- a CDS encoding toxin-antitoxin system YwqK family antitoxin — protein MKKLIIVLFSIIAISAAAAINPNTRPKSSGNYYSEQHRILDSRNYYTSENTTNSNGIVVSLESNSPITGSLVEYNYNYGIQSIKNYRNGVLDGKVYYFNGDGGVSKVSEYRNGQKNGEEIDFSLSTGYSTVISNYRNGVLDGPRYEFDDKGSLTSATEYSNGVKEGTEVKFANGIKIQEDVYRNGRKNGKSVSYYTDGSLKAEGTYVDNVRDNEWNWYYPASEGRNIKRLTETYDYGKLKSIKGQYPDGSKERKAELVNGNGDFEQYYNNGAIKLKGKIRNYAADGTWTAYDLRGVPVARNGFNLGISQY, from the coding sequence ATGAAAAAACTTATTATCGTATTGTTTTCAATTATAGCAATAAGTGCTGCAGCTGCCATAAATCCAAATACAAGACCAAAATCATCAGGAAATTATTATTCTGAACAACATAGAATACTGGATAGCAGAAATTACTACACATCTGAAAATACTACCAACTCCAATGGAATTGTTGTAAGTCTGGAAAGTAACTCTCCTATTACAGGATCACTGGTTGAGTATAATTATAATTATGGAATACAATCCATAAAAAATTACAGAAATGGTGTACTTGACGGAAAAGTATATTACTTTAATGGTGACGGAGGTGTATCAAAGGTTTCAGAATACAGAAATGGACAAAAAAATGGTGAAGAAATAGATTTCAGTTTATCTACAGGATATTCAACTGTTATAAGTAATTACAGAAACGGTGTTTTAGATGGTCCAAGATATGAATTTGATGATAAAGGAAGTTTAACTTCAGCAACGGAATACAGTAATGGTGTAAAGGAAGGGACTGAAGTAAAATTTGCTAATGGAATAAAAATACAGGAAGATGTTTATAGAAATGGAAGAAAAAATGGAAAATCAGTTTCATACTATACAGACGGAAGTCTAAAAGCTGAAGGTACATACGTAGATAATGTAAGGGATAACGAATGGAACTGGTACTATCCTGCTTCAGAAGGAAGAAACATAAAAAGACTTACTGAAACTTATGATTATGGTAAATTAAAATCAATTAAAGGACAATATCCTGATGGATCAAAAGAAAGAAAAGCCGAACTTGTAAACGGAAATGGAGATTTCGAACAATATTACAATAACGGTGCTATAAAGCTTAAAGGAAAAATAAGAAATTATGCCGCTGACGGAACTTGGACTGCTTATGACTTGAGAGGCGTTCCTGTGGCAAGAAACGGATTTAATCTGGGAATATCACAATATTAG
- a CDS encoding N-acetylmuramoyl-L-alanine amidase yields MKRKLIKMLLMVTLMSFTVNNTYSYNLLGKILKPKSDKETTNTDNSNGSEKVREKRTVSNSAGSIVLDSEYDSVGQNYRERFIILHYTALNREKSLAALTKNQVSAHFLVSDDKDDPVFALVPEGKRAWHAGDSEWKNSKNLNDSSLGIEIVNDGDVSGQFVPYKSFQIKNVAVLVKYLAEKYDIPATNIIGHSDIAPQRKSDPGPLFPWKELYTKYNIGMWYEEATKRSYENQYSSGLGNIPVSEMQKELKKFGYSIEITNQWDKQAKNVVRAFQHHFRPSKYDGVMDVETYAILKALNEKYNKK; encoded by the coding sequence ATGAAAAGAAAACTGATTAAGATGTTATTAATGGTAACATTAATGTCTTTTACAGTAAATAATACTTATTCATATAATTTACTCGGAAAAATTTTAAAACCAAAATCTGATAAGGAAACAACTAATACAGATAATTCAAATGGATCTGAGAAAGTTCGTGAAAAAAGAACAGTAAGTAATTCTGCAGGAAGTATAGTACTTGATTCAGAATATGATTCTGTCGGTCAGAATTACAGGGAAAGATTTATAATTTTACATTATACAGCGTTAAACAGGGAGAAATCACTGGCAGCACTGACAAAAAATCAGGTAAGTGCACATTTTCTTGTGTCAGATGATAAAGATGATCCGGTTTTTGCACTAGTTCCTGAAGGAAAAAGGGCATGGCATGCAGGTGACAGTGAATGGAAAAATTCAAAAAACTTGAATGACAGCTCACTTGGAATAGAAATAGTCAATGACGGAGATGTTTCAGGACAATTTGTTCCATATAAAAGCTTTCAGATAAAAAATGTAGCTGTTCTTGTAAAATATCTTGCTGAAAAGTATGATATTCCAGCTACAAATATAATAGGGCATTCTGACATAGCACCTCAGAGAAAATCTGACCCGGGACCATTATTTCCATGGAAGGAGCTATACACAAAGTATAATATAGGAATGTGGTATGAGGAAGCTACAAAAAGATCTTATGAAAATCAGTATTCTTCCGGATTAGGTAATATACCTGTTTCAGAGATGCAAAAAGAACTTAAAAAATTTGGTTATTCAATAGAAATAACTAATCAATGGGATAAACAGGCTAAAAATGTTGTCAGAGCTTTCCAGCACCATTTCAGACCATCAAAATATGATGGAGTAATGGATGTTGAAACATACGCTATATTAAAGGCATTAAATGAAAAATACAATAAAAAATAA
- a CDS encoding Gfo/Idh/MocA family protein — translation MRFGIIGTNWITDKLLDAGSQIENFELTAVYSRTEEKAREFADKYNVKNIFTDLKEMAESDLIDGVYIASPNSFHCEQSILFLKNGKAVLCEKPSTSNSFELEKVINAAKENNTLYMEALKTTFIPTYNALKENLHKIGKIRKVVANYCQHSSRYEDYKKGDVKNAFKKEFSNGALMDIGVYPLFFAISLFGSPDKITAEGLILEDGKGIDGQGTVNMIYDEMEITVLYSKIANSYLPTEIMGEEGSLLIEHVSEMDKLYFIKRGSNEKTDLTLPRKENSMYYELKHFVDLYDENKKESPINSFSLSLEVMDILDKIREKIGIVFPADNKK, via the coding sequence ATGAGATTTGGTATAATCGGGACTAACTGGATTACTGACAAACTGCTTGATGCAGGAAGTCAGATTGAAAACTTTGAACTGACGGCAGTATATTCAAGAACTGAAGAAAAAGCCAGGGAATTTGCCGATAAGTATAATGTTAAAAATATTTTTACTGATTTGAAGGAAATGGCTGAAAGTGATTTGATAGATGGAGTTTATATTGCTTCGCCAAACTCTTTCCATTGTGAACAGAGTATACTTTTTCTGAAAAATGGAAAGGCTGTATTATGTGAAAAACCTTCAACCTCAAATTCTTTTGAGCTGGAAAAGGTTATAAATGCTGCAAAGGAAAATAATACTTTATACATGGAGGCCCTAAAAACCACATTTATCCCTACTTATAATGCCTTAAAGGAAAATCTTCATAAAATAGGGAAAATAAGAAAAGTTGTAGCAAACTACTGTCAGCATTCATCCAGATATGAAGACTATAAAAAAGGTGATGTTAAAAATGCCTTTAAAAAGGAATTTTCAAATGGAGCATTAATGGATATAGGAGTCTATCCTCTGTTTTTTGCAATTTCTTTATTTGGAAGTCCTGATAAAATAACTGCAGAAGGATTGATTCTTGAAGATGGAAAAGGAATCGACGGACAGGGAACGGTTAATATGATATATGATGAAATGGAAATTACGGTTCTTTATTCAAAAATTGCCAATTCCTATTTGCCAACTGAAATTATGGGAGAAGAAGGTTCTCTTCTCATAGAGCATGTTTCAGAAATGGATAAACTCTACTTTATAAAAAGGGGAAGCAATGAAAAGACTGATCTGACATTGCCAAGGAAAGAAAATTCAATGTACTACGAATTGAAACACTTTGTTGATTTATATGACGAGAATAAAAAAGAATCCCCTATAAATAGTTTTTCACTATCTTTAGAAGTTATGGATATACTGGATAAAATAAGGGAAAAGATAGGAATTGTATTTCCGGCAGACAATAAAAAATAA
- a CDS encoding pyridoxal phosphate-dependent aminotransferase codes for MKFSNRILGMQYSPIRKLVPLIDKAKKEGVTVYELHIGQPDVKTPDTFFEGLNNFKEKIVKYANSAGLLELRESFSKSYEKSEIDITPDEMLITHGGSEAIQITLQTICNPGDEILIPEPYYTNYESFLKTAEAVLVPIETSIENHYHLPEKEEIEKLITPRTKAIMFSNPSNPTGIVFTAKEVEIIKEIAIKHDLCIISDEVYRQFIYDEEIEYKSFMTIPEISDRTILIDSISKHYSACGARIGVLASKNKEFIAQALKLCQARLSVSTIEQIASSNLINTLDTYIDNVRLEYKVRRDLMYNHLKEIPGIVSFKPSSAFYIVAELPVDNIENFIKWLLTEFRYKNQTLSFATGPGFYSQKGKGTKEARFSFCTHNLTEIENGMKVLKKALEAYNNR; via the coding sequence ATGAAATTTTCAAATAGAATTTTAGGAATGCAGTATTCACCAATAAGAAAACTGGTTCCGCTTATAGACAAAGCAAAAAAAGAGGGAGTAACAGTATATGAGCTTCATATTGGGCAGCCGGATGTAAAAACTCCAGATACATTTTTTGAAGGATTGAATAATTTTAAGGAAAAAATTGTAAAATATGCCAATTCAGCTGGATTACTGGAATTAAGGGAATCTTTTTCAAAATCTTATGAAAAGAGTGAAATTGATATAACTCCAGATGAAATGCTTATTACACATGGTGGAAGTGAAGCTATACAAATAACATTACAGACTATTTGTAATCCAGGAGATGAAATATTAATTCCTGAACCATATTATACAAACTATGAAAGTTTTTTAAAGACAGCAGAAGCAGTTTTAGTTCCGATTGAAACTTCAATTGAAAACCATTATCATTTGCCGGAAAAAGAAGAAATTGAAAAACTTATAACTCCACGTACAAAGGCAATAATGTTTTCAAATCCAAGTAATCCGACAGGAATTGTTTTTACTGCCAAAGAAGTGGAAATTATTAAGGAAATCGCAATAAAGCATGATCTTTGTATTATTTCAGATGAGGTATATAGACAGTTTATATATGATGAAGAAATTGAGTACAAATCATTTATGACTATACCTGAAATAAGTGACAGAACTATACTGATAGACAGTATTTCTAAACACTATAGTGCATGTGGAGCTAGAATTGGTGTTCTGGCTTCAAAAAATAAGGAATTTATTGCTCAGGCATTGAAACTTTGTCAGGCAAGACTATCAGTTTCAACTATAGAACAGATTGCAAGTTCAAACCTGATTAATACACTGGATACTTACATAGACAATGTTAGACTTGAATACAAGGTAAGAAGGGATCTTATGTACAATCACCTGAAGGAAATACCTGGAATTGTTTCGTTTAAACCTAGCAGTGCCTTTTATATTGTTGCAGAACTTCCAGTTGACAATATAGAAAACTTTATCAAGTGGCTGCTGACAGAATTCAGATATAAAAATCAGACATTGTCTTTTGCAACAGGACCGGGATTCTATTCTCAGAAAGGAAAGGGAACTAAAGAGGCAAGATTCTCTTTCTGTACTCACAACCTGACTGAAATAGAAAATGGGATGAAGGTTCTAAAAAAAGCATTGGAAGCATATAATAACAGATAA
- the lepA gene encoding translation elongation factor 4: MSNQKNKRNFSIIAHIDHGKSTIADRLLEITGTVTQREMVDQVLDSMDLEREKGITIKAQAVTLNYNAKNGETYELNLIDTPGHVDFIYEVSRSLAACDGALLVVDAAQGIEAQTLANVYLALENDLEILPVINKIDLPSADPDRVKLEIEDVIGLPSDNAVLVSGKTGIGIEDLLEAIVEYIPEPKGDADAPLKALIFDSHYDDFRGVITYIRIVEGKLAKGDRIKIMSTDKEFDILEVGIFSPKMKEVKELTVGSVGYIITGIKSIKDTQVGDTITHVKNPTNLPLAGYRPALSMVFAGVYPISTDDYEDLREALEKLQLNDASLTYVPETSLALGFGFRCGFLGLLHMEIIVERLRREFNIDLISTAPSVKYHVTPEVGEMIVIDNPAEFPAGKKYIEEPYIKGTIIVPKDYVGNVMELCQEKRGIFLNMSYLDDTRTMISYDLPLAEIVIDFYDKLKSRTKGYASFEYEMIGYKESDLVKVDILVSGNPVDAFSFIAHKDNAYYRGRSIVEKLKEVIPRQQFEIPLQAALGTKIIARETIKALRKNVLAKCYGGDITRKKKLLEKQKEGKKRMKAIGNVEIPQEAFLSVLKLND, encoded by the coding sequence ATGTCAAATCAAAAAAATAAACGTAATTTTTCTATAATTGCCCATATAGATCATGGGAAATCAACTATTGCAGACAGATTGCTGGAAATAACAGGAACTGTCACTCAGAGGGAAATGGTGGATCAGGTACTTGACAGTATGGATCTTGAAAGGGAAAAAGGAATAACAATTAAGGCCCAGGCAGTAACCCTTAACTATAATGCCAAAAATGGGGAAACATATGAATTAAACCTTATAGATACACCAGGTCACGTAGACTTTATTTATGAAGTTTCAAGATCGCTTGCCGCATGTGACGGAGCACTTCTGGTTGTGGATGCGGCTCAGGGTATTGAAGCACAGACATTGGCAAATGTATATCTTGCACTTGAAAATGATCTGGAAATATTACCAGTTATAAATAAAATAGATTTACCGTCAGCAGATCCTGACAGAGTAAAACTGGAAATTGAAGATGTTATCGGATTACCTTCAGATAATGCAGTACTTGTATCAGGAAAAACTGGAATAGGTATTGAAGATCTTCTTGAAGCTATAGTTGAATATATTCCAGAGCCTAAAGGAGATGCAGATGCTCCGCTAAAAGCTCTTATATTTGATTCGCATTATGATGATTTCAGGGGAGTAATTACTTACATAAGAATAGTGGAAGGAAAACTGGCTAAAGGTGACAGAATAAAGATTATGTCAACAGACAAGGAATTTGACATACTTGAAGTTGGAATTTTCTCACCTAAAATGAAGGAAGTAAAGGAACTGACAGTAGGGTCAGTAGGTTATATTATTACAGGAATAAAGTCAATAAAGGATACACAGGTTGGGGATACAATTACGCATGTAAAAAATCCTACAAATTTACCACTTGCAGGATACAGACCTGCACTAAGCATGGTATTTGCCGGAGTTTATCCAATATCTACCGATGATTATGAGGATTTGAGGGAAGCGTTGGAAAAATTGCAGCTTAATGATGCTTCACTGACTTATGTTCCGGAAACATCACTTGCTTTAGGATTTGGATTCAGATGTGGTTTCTTAGGACTACTTCATATGGAAATAATAGTTGAAAGACTGAGAAGGGAATTTAACATTGACCTTATATCGACAGCACCTTCAGTTAAGTATCATGTGACACCTGAAGTAGGAGAAATGATAGTTATAGATAACCCTGCTGAATTTCCTGCAGGTAAAAAGTATATAGAAGAACCTTATATAAAGGGAACTATTATTGTTCCAAAAGATTATGTAGGAAATGTAATGGAACTTTGTCAGGAAAAGAGAGGAATATTCCTTAATATGAGTTATCTTGATGATACACGTACAATGATAAGCTATGATTTACCATTGGCTGAAATTGTAATTGACTTCTACGATAAGCTGAAATCCAGAACAAAGGGATATGCTTCATTTGAATATGAAATGATAGGATATAAGGAATCTGATCTTGTAAAAGTAGACATTCTTGTAAGTGGAAATCCTGTAGATGCATTTTCATTTATAGCTCATAAGGATAATGCCTACTACAGAGGACGTTCAATCGTTGAAAAGTTAAAGGAAGTTATTCCAAGACAGCAGTTTGAAATACCTTTACAGGCGGCACTTGGAACTAAGATAATAGCAAGGGAAACAATAAAAGCACTTAGAAAAAATGTACTTGCAAAATGTTATGGTGGGGATATAACACGTAAGAAGAAACTGCTTGAAAAGCAGAAAGAGGGGAAAAAACGTATGAAGGCTATTGGTAATGTTGAGATACCTCAGGAGGCATTCCTTTCAGTATTGAAATTAAATGATTAA
- a CDS encoding ThiF family adenylyltransferase codes for MKQIFSRFAMLVGEEGIEKLNKSSVIVFGIGGVGSYVVESLVRSGIGKITMVDFDEISESNINRQIHALKSTVGKSKIEVMKERILDINPECEVVLKKKLVFENVSEIFEEDGKKYDFAVDAIDVIYSKITIIEYCMKNNIKIISSMGFGNKMHPEKIELSTIEKTSVCPMARTVRRILKKKGIKGLVVAYSQEINIKPDKSDLHASEEPTEFRENNEMPNKITPGSNAFVPGTAGLVISAYVIRKLLGME; via the coding sequence ATGAAACAAATTTTTTCAAGATTTGCCATGCTTGTAGGTGAAGAAGGAATAGAAAAACTGAATAAATCAAGTGTAATTGTGTTCGGAATAGGTGGAGTAGGTTCATATGTGGTAGAATCTCTGGTAAGGTCGGGAATTGGGAAAATAACTATGGTGGACTTTGATGAGATTTCAGAATCTAACATTAACAGGCAGATTCATGCATTAAAAAGTACAGTTGGAAAATCAAAGATAGAAGTAATGAAGGAAAGAATTTTAGATATAAATCCTGAATGTGAAGTTGTTCTGAAAAAGAAACTTGTTTTTGAAAATGTATCTGAAATTTTTGAAGAAGATGGTAAAAAATATGATTTTGCTGTTGATGCCATAGATGTCATTTATAGTAAAATCACGATTATTGAATATTGTATGAAAAATAATATAAAAATAATATCATCAATGGGATTTGGAAATAAAATGCATCCTGAAAAAATAGAACTGTCTACTATAGAGAAGACTTCTGTCTGTCCTATGGCAAGGACTGTAAGAAGGATTTTAAAGAAAAAGGGAATTAAAGGGCTTGTAGTTGCCTATTCACAGGAAATTAATATTAAGCCTGACAAATCAGACTTGCATGCCAGTGAAGAACCTACTGAGTTTAGGGAAAACAATGAAATGCCAAATAAAATTACGCCTGGAAGCAATGCTTTTGTGCCAGGAACTGCAGGACTTGTAATATCTGCCTATGTAATAAGAAAACTTTTAGGAATGGAGTAA
- a CDS encoding lipopolysaccharide assembly protein LapB, with protein sequence MKIFDIFKSTEDNNKNNEDIIENVVEDSLPEVEPEEEEKISYYDEFGKEHIVEKKKWVEKKLNPDIRKNWDNVEALYPIVLDAFSKGAYAEVQEACLRIYSMDKDKERKANILGTYYIKTGAYDRAIEMYKKYLSSETATESIYVNYATALEGADRTWEAESIYLRALKLNPNSVAAFRNYFKLIRRKGTKEYLKQLEKFSSERGSWRAKLTLATDYFKRGDKDNGNIYLRDALRESSYNAETMAVASGIYSMNRLFEELEQYVFPFYIPEKHGAYTTLNILEYYKVKKDYKKGLELCKFTSKYSWPEFFDKFIAYEDEFLRIRSEAEQNGQKEGGSSFFSTNYPLWYYNFNEPNWLLNNSERGKPNLLVLSFTALGEQSDFAENLAVSLPLQLNETLHYKTNLNYQVAIYHNKDKIFVSRKKYSVDYINLIKKQNPKLDYVLSGNIMKVPNSYEKYDIEIYLYDYVNEAKVRLVNKIYEQDELYQVQNDMFDKFNEFFKCLNKNHIKYENDYDNLILFSQKLKFLMTDERNKEFQAWRYKKLFIDQIKVVLNDQKNDLKKINLIVLLYELKKYNSQLLKGQKPLIYDMIYKEIFKTPTLKLLTPIIYNVYNDEENYNSYMEELQQNSPIYIKWINKFLDYVN encoded by the coding sequence ATGAAGATTTTCGATATATTTAAATCAACGGAAGATAATAATAAAAATAATGAAGACATTATAGAAAATGTAGTAGAAGATTCTCTTCCTGAGGTAGAACCGGAAGAAGAGGAAAAAATATCCTACTATGACGAATTTGGTAAAGAACATATAGTAGAAAAAAAGAAATGGGTAGAGAAAAAGCTGAATCCGGATATAAGAAAAAATTGGGATAATGTAGAAGCTTTATATCCAATTGTTTTGGATGCCTTTTCAAAGGGAGCTTATGCTGAGGTGCAGGAAGCCTGCCTCAGAATATATTCAATGGATAAAGATAAGGAGAGAAAAGCAAATATTCTAGGAACATATTATATAAAAACAGGTGCATATGACCGTGCTATTGAAATGTATAAAAAATATCTTTCTTCAGAAACTGCGACTGAGTCTATATATGTGAACTATGCAACTGCACTGGAAGGAGCAGATAGGACATGGGAAGCGGAATCAATATATCTTAGGGCATTGAAGCTTAACCCAAATTCTGTTGCAGCCTTCAGAAATTATTTTAAACTTATAAGAAGAAAAGGAACAAAGGAGTATTTAAAACAGCTTGAAAAATTTTCTTCTGAAAGAGGCTCATGGAGGGCAAAACTTACTCTGGCAACTGATTATTTTAAAAGAGGGGATAAGGATAACGGTAACATATATTTAAGAGATGCTTTGCGTGAATCAAGCTACAATGCAGAAACAATGGCAGTGGCATCAGGAATTTACAGTATGAATCGTTTATTTGAAGAACTTGAGCAATATGTATTTCCGTTTTATATTCCTGAAAAGCATGGTGCTTACACAACTTTAAATATTTTAGAATACTATAAAGTAAAAAAGGACTATAAAAAAGGACTTGAATTATGTAAGTTTACTTCAAAATATTCATGGCCTGAATTTTTTGATAAGTTTATAGCCTATGAAGATGAGTTTTTAAGAATACGTTCGGAAGCTGAACAGAATGGCCAGAAAGAAGGGGGAAGCAGTTTCTTCTCTACAAACTATCCATTATGGTATTATAATTTCAACGAACCTAACTGGTTATTGAATAATAGTGAAAGAGGTAAACCAAATCTGCTTGTACTGTCTTTTACAGCATTGGGAGAACAGTCTGATTTTGCAGAAAATCTTGCAGTTTCATTGCCATTACAGTTAAATGAAACATTACATTATAAAACTAATTTAAATTATCAGGTGGCAATTTATCATAACAAGGATAAAATTTTCGTATCCAGAAAAAAATATAGCGTAGATTACATAAATCTTATAAAAAAACAGAATCCAAAATTAGACTATGTTTTATCAGGAAATATAATGAAGGTGCCTAACAGCTATGAAAAATACGATATTGAAATATATCTTTATGACTATGTAAATGAAGCAAAAGTAAGACTAGTTAACAAAATTTACGAACAGGATGAACTGTACCAGGTGCAGAATGACATGTTTGATAAATTTAATGAGTTTTTTAAATGCTTGAATAAAAATCATATAAAATATGAGAATGATTATGATAATCTGATTTTATTTAGTCAGAAGCTAAAATTCCTTATGACAGATGAAAGAAACAAAGAATTTCAGGCATGGAGATATAAGAAATTGTTTATTGATCAGATAAAGGTTGTATTAAATGACCAGAAAAATGATCTGAAAAAAATAAACTTAATTGTACTTCTTTATGAACTGAAAAAATACAACAGTCAGTTATTGAAAGGTCAAAAGCCTCTAATTTACGATATGATATACAAGGAAATCTTTAAAACACCTACATTAAAACTGTTGACACCTATTATATATAACGTGTATAATGATGAAGAAAACTATAACAGTTACATGGAAGAACTTCAGCAGAACAGTCCTATTTACATAAAATGGATAAATAAATTTTTAGATTATGTTAACTAG
- a CDS encoding SemiSWEET family transporter, whose translation MNERNLKILGWVGTMLSVIMYVSYVPQILGNLHGNKTFFLQPLAAAINCTIWTSYGLLKEKRDYPLAAANLPGVIFGLLATITAF comes from the coding sequence ATGAATGAAAGAAATCTAAAAATTTTAGGGTGGGTTGGAACAATGCTTTCTGTAATAATGTACGTATCTTATGTTCCACAAATATTAGGAAATTTACATGGAAATAAAACATTTTTCCTACAACCTTTAGCAGCGGCAATTAACTGTACAATATGGACAAGTTATGGACTTTTAAAAGAAAAGAGAGACTACCCTCTTGCAGCTGCAAATTTACCAGGAGTAATCTTTGGATTGCTTGCAACAATTACAGCTTTTTAA
- a CDS encoding 3'-5' exonuclease has translation MDRNIIFFDVETNGKIGSSVLSISAIKVNYNFEKNEWTKVSEYNRFYFRNEGEPIDFGAVNVHGLTDEVISSRRQGTNYPLTFKEDIDSFFLYCQDTNHFVAHNIKFDRSFIPFPLKNQFDTMMENIDIVKAGINPNYGTYKWPKLMECAKFYNVPMNEDQLHESLYDVLITFRVFYKMTKNPFGKPRVEEFLKKD, from the coding sequence ATGGACAGAAATATAATATTTTTTGATGTGGAGACAAATGGAAAAATTGGAAGTTCCGTTTTATCCATTTCAGCAATAAAAGTAAATTATAATTTTGAAAAAAATGAATGGACTAAAGTATCAGAATACAACAGGTTTTATTTTAGAAATGAAGGGGAACCAATTGATTTTGGAGCAGTAAATGTCCATGGTCTAACAGATGAGGTTATAAGCTCAAGAAGACAGGGAACAAATTATCCTTTAACATTTAAGGAGGATATAGACTCGTTTTTCCTATATTGTCAGGATACAAATCATTTTGTAGCCCATAACATAAAATTTGACCGTAGTTTTATTCCTTTTCCATTGAAAAATCAGTTTGATACAATGATGGAAAACATAGATATTGTCAAAGCAGGGATAAATCCCAATTATGGAACATATAAATGGCCTAAACTGATGGAATGTGCTAAGTTTTATAATGTGCCAATGAATGAAGATCAGCTCCATGAAAGTCTTTATGATGTACTGATTACCTTCAGGGTATTTTATAAAATGACTAAAAATCCTTTTGGAAAGCCTAGAGTTGAAGAGTTTTTAAAAAAAGACTAG